The sequence AGCTTTGCTATCAGCTGAGGCTTCGTCACCAAGGTGTCACAGGTCTGCTTTGACATATTGGTAAAGACTTCCAGGTCCTTTTTCATCCTCCACATCATCTCCCAGGGGGTGAGATTAGAGATCTCATTAATCCAGAAATTGAGGAAGTCCTCCATGATAGCATCCAGGCTCTCCTGGGTAAAAGGGACTTGCAGAACCTCAAAGGTGAAGGGGGAGGAGGTGTCTCGGTAGTCAATGAGCAGGTTGCTTGAGGGCACCAGCACTGTCACCTCATGACCCCGGAGAACAAGCTCTTCCAGCAGCACTTTCACATTGATCCAGTGACTTGCATCAGTGGGCCAGACCACCACCTTCCCACAAAAGCCGGCACTCCAGCAGCATGTGTAGGCCCAGAGCAGCCAGAGGAACCTTGACCCCATCATCTCAGCAGTCCATATACAACTCCGGTCTGACTGAGCTGGAAGTAGTTCACTGCTCCAGTGTGCAAACACTTCAGAGCCAGCCAATAAAAGTGACAACCACTTGGTGCCAGGCTTGGCAAAAGGTCATGTCAGAACACAACACTCATAGGCGGACTGGGCAAGCAGCAAATCCCGTTCTGGAGTCTCCTACAGCACCACAGCTGATCTCAAAGTGATGGCAGCTCCTGTTACTGCTCACCACAAAGTACATTTGGCAGCATGCGCAGACCAGAAGCCCTTTCCCTGTGTTGCAGTTCAGTCTGGAtaggcagctaagcaccacagaGCCTCTCACTTCTCCTCAGTAGGAAGGGACAAGGAAGAGCCAAAGTTGGAAAAATCATGGGTTGTGACAGAGGCAGCgtaacaagcaaaaaaacccacaaaaataaacccaagaaaaaatgtaatgcaaaaaaCGATTGCTCACCACCAGTCAACCAATGttcagccagtccctgagctaCAGCAGCCCTGGCAACTTCACCCCACCCCAGCTTTTTTTGCTGAGCACATCACAGGCATGGGATaccctttggtcagttggggtcaactgtcctggctgcgtcccctcccaAATGCTTGTGCGCCCGCAGCCTACTCACTGAGAGGAGCAGtgtgagaagcaaaaaaagccctgatgctgtgtaagcactgcttagcagtAACTGAAACATCCCTAtcttatcaacactgttttcatcacaaatccaacATACAGCCCCATGCAAGCTACTACGAGGAAAAGCAGTTCTACTCCAGCCACGACCGGTATACCCTCATACCAGCTATTCAAGGTAAAGATAGACACTCCTGTACCAAGCAGGAGCTCGGGCTAGGGAAAGCACATGAGCAGCCCATGGGACGTGTTTGACAGCTACAGGATGAACCCCAGCTTACAACTTGACTATAGCCCTAGATTTGCTTCTTTGCTCTGTAAGAACCAACCTACCTGTAAAGCTGGTTACAATTTTTATCTCCTCGTTTCTTAGGTGCAAAAATGTCCTGCAGTGACACACAACTAGCCCGCAGGGTGCTCTGGTTCTGTCCTCTCTATAACCAGATGCTGTGGACACAGCACTGTCACTGGAAGGACAGAGTCCTGCTAGAGAAGACTCCAGCATCAGGCCACCCCAGgacagaagcagaaggaggTGAGGAGCACAGGTTTTGCCCTGTGTTTTTGGTGCTTCTGTGCCTTCTCTTGGGAAGATGCTGCAAACTGGCATCAGTGTATCCACATCACAGACTCAGGACAGACGCCACCAAGACAAGAGACCTGACTTCTCCTGTTGACTGTACCGTGAAGATGTAGTGGATGTGCTTTGGGCTACTGGTGTGTTCAGGGACAAGAACGGGCAGCTTCTATCTCCTGAGCAGGGAGCAAATGAGGCTCAGACTGAGTCTAAACAGCGCCTGAGCACTCCTCCAGGAGCTCAGCACCACCACCTACACTCTCCTCACTAGACTGACAGTTAAGCAAATGGGTTTTCATACTTTAACCTCATCACTTGAAAAAGCCTTTAGGTAGCTCTTGGAAAACAGCTAGAATAATAAGAACCCTGAAGAAGATTTTccaaggagaaagagaaggtgCATGCGTactctgcaggagctgggacGTTGCCCCGTTTGTACGAGATGCTTGCCCCTTGCTTTCACGCCTCCTTCAGGACTGGATACACTCCAGATCAAAGTGTATCACAGTTAGGGTAGAGACCAGCTAACACAGCTAACAAAACAGGTATTGCACATGGAGCCTTAAATGCTAAACCCCACgtttaacaataaaaaagataCCACAAGATCCAAGCAGATCTGAGGCTTACGCAACAGATCAGCAAACCATGCTTCTATCAGCACAGTGTTTTCTAGTCTTTGTCAAACATGATAAGGAACACAAGTAAACACACAGCTAGGTACTAACAGTACGATATCTTAACAACTTAGCTCTCTCAGCAGAATTACACCTTAAtagcaaaatataaataaaaacacgGAGAGCCTCATACTGAAATACTGTCCATTTTATCTGCCCCATCAATGCATGTATGCTTGCCCTGTTTCCTTTTAAGCATTGTAACAATAACTtagagaaaaaatgtgaaaataattatgcaactattattttaaaaagaaaaaaaaccttacaaataaatacagctgtcttgtaatatttcttttggacactttcagaaaagcaaagaaccATGTCTCTGCTGAGGGCCTTTTAACACCGCAAATAGGGgcccagctgctctcccagtCCTTTAAAAGACCAGATGAGGCCATTCTCTCTCATTTTGAGATAAGCTAGCAAGCAAGAAGGGtgctaggggaaaaaaggtaatatTGTATAGCTTTCCAAAACcgtttttttatttctacttcaaAAGGTTTAATTCAGTGCTAGTATTTGGAGGATGTATAGTATTATTTTGCTGTCCTTAGTATTTGTCGTGATTAATCTATGAATATGACTGATGAGCTCTGTTTCAAGTGGCTTTAGCACTGTTCTACCTATCCTAGAAGTACCTGTATGAACTTAGTTGTACTAGTGTAGCAGGTCAGAATTAACAGGTAACATTTGCACTTGCCTGGATTGTTTGACTTGACACAGGAATTTTGGAGGAAGGAGAGTGGGTTCAGGGCTGTCTGGTTCCTAATTTGTGCCCCATGTACAGCAGATGTAATTTCTGGAAGTAAGAGCAGCCTTACCTAAAACATCACTGTAGTATTGATCCCAGCTTCCCCAGAGAACATAATGATACATGATATCTTGCACAGTGTAGATGAAGATGGTTTTTAGCCTTTCCAGGAAGGACATCCTATCTGTTAGGCCACTTGGTGTGGCTGGTACGTAGGAAGGACGTGCTTGGAGTGTCCCGCAGAGCCGCTCCAGCGTGTTGCCTATGGAGAACCGGATGGTGTACACGAAGGGGATAGCCAGCTTCTCAGCAAACAGCTCCCCACTGGGTGACAGTGGGTCTGCCAAGAGGACATCAAAGGTGGATGCCCTCAGTCTCTCCAGCAGTGCCTTGTTCTTCAGGACTTCATCACAAATTACTTTGGTTACGTTCTCCAGCTTTAATACTAGTTGAACTATCTTGTAAATGCTTTCCCAGACAGGTAGCACTTTCTCCTGGTAAAcccaaaaatataaaaaatcttCCAATAACGTAGCCATCTCCTTTTTTGGTGATCGGCACCTCAACCACCTCAAACTGGAAAGGTGAGGGCTGTGTGATGTTAAGGAAGAGGAAGCatgaaggcagcagcacagtcaCCTCATGGCCCTGGACCACGAGCTCCTGGAGTATTTACTCCATGTTCAGGCAGTGGCTGTTGTCAGCTGGCCAGACCAATACCTTCCCCCCAGACACCCAGCCCAGTCCAGGCAGAAGCCACAGCACTGCCACCTCCTTCCCAGCCATAGCCTGCCCTGTGTGGCAGTGCCCCCGCGCCTTCCTTCACCGGCAGCCCAGTGCtcccgggctgggctgggcatgCGTGACGCTGCCTTGCTCCAGAGGGCAGGGAGCCAAGGTAGCTGGCATGAAGTCCAGTCCTGCATAATGGCATGTTTTCCGGGGGAAGAAGTTGACTGGGACCAGCTGGCACCATCTGGTGGTAAACACCTTGCCGAAGCTGGAAGATGTGGTTCCTctggagcagaggggagagctGTCAGTCCTGGGGGCTCGCTCCAGTGAGGACTGTGCCCTGTTGGTCATCCTGGCCCTCCTGCCTGTCTGACTATAGTCTCTATGTTATTTGTTTGGTAGAAGAGCTGACTTTCATTCTTCTGGCTCTTTGGAAGCACAGCTGGGTATGCAGCGAAGATGTTCACCCACTGCATGGGCACCCTTTTGCTTTATAAAGCCACTGAACGTCCATTTACAGGGCACTTCAGGTGGTGATCCAGGGCTGCAGCTAAAAAGTCGGTCTCAAAATGAATGAAGCATACGACAACTGCCGTATCACAGGTTGTCTTCATGTGAACTCGCCTCTTCCAGAGTGTGCACTGCAGGAGGCCAGAGCTGGTAGGTGGTGATGTGggctctcctgcctgccacTAGGTGCCCATTATGCACTACAAGTTGAACCAGAAAATCTGTTAAACAGTTCCCTTTATGGTCACCCTCTGATGTGCAGTTAAGAAGTAACATGAAGTCCTCTTCACTGTACGAAAAATCATTATTACTGGGCTTCTGCCCAGCTCTGTTACGCAACATTTTCCTAATATTCTTGTGCAAGGCTTTTGCTACAGCTTCCGTGCTGCCTAGAGCATCCTTTCCAGGATGAAAATGGGGGTGAcaggggcagctgggctgtgagAAACCAAGCTGAGATACCTCATCTGCTGTGCGCATGACAACAGTTTGGGCGTACTTGTAGAGTTCTGCAGCATGCAGGTATTTGCAGGCAATTGAACTCTGAGAGATTTGCAAGTGCTGTTTTGCGTGAGCTCAGTGGGAGATTGGTAAACATGGCATGTTGATCACATGtgattaatatttaaataaatacgTTTTTCTACCTATTCACTCAAAACAGTCCAGAAGAAAAGCCTGCAGAGGAAGATTTGTTGCTTTCGCTGTTTGCTGTGCGTAGAAGGtctgtttgaaataaaacttgctttctgcagagagAATTGGTTTTATATGGCCAGTGGCATAAATAAAGTCTCTATTACAAGCCACTATGCGTTTCAGTATTGGTACTGagggtgccagggctggctcGTAACTCACCAGCTCCCCCCTCCTTGTTACAATACTCTGGATTGGGAAAACATCTCTGTTTCTGACTGCTTTCTGTGCAAGCGCATTGGAGGGGGAAATGTGTAAAGTGAACTCCATTGCTGACGGCCCTATATGGTGTGGAAGTTGTTTCAGCCtccacatgaaaaataattatggcAAAAGTCAAGTCCATCGATTGGGATGACCCCTGTTCCCTGTCTCGATGCAACGGCATagcagcacagcaccctgaCAGCTGGCGGGTGCAGCTGATGGATGCTCTTAGCTCATTCCCTTTTCCACATAGGGACTGAATGACAAACTTCTTGCTGACCTCTGTCAGACCTTGACTTTGCGACCCTGCCAGGCTCCTagctctgcaggctgggaggCGGGAGGCGGTGTAAGGAGAAGTGAAGCAGCAGAAGGCTTACCTAAGACCTTGCTATAGTAGATATCCCATTCACCCCAGTAGCTCTGGAAAACGTAGTCTTGCAGGTGGTAAGACACgatattttttattctctcaCCAAAGGACATGCAGTCGGTGAGCTCAGACAGGGCTGCAGGTGTGTAGGACGGTGGAGCTGGGATCTTGCCACAGTGCCTTTCCACAGTGGAGGCTGGGGAGAAGCGCAGCGAGTAGACGAATGGAATGGCCAGCTTAAGAGCCAGGAGGTCCCCGCAGAGGGTCACAGGGTCTGACAGCAGCAGGTCATAGCCAGAGCCCTGCAGGTGGGCCATCAGCTCTCGGTTGGTTAGCACCGCATCACACATTAGCCTATTCATCTGGTGCCAGTTTTTGGACAGTTTTCCGAGCTCCTTGTAAAACTGCCAGAAGGTCAGGGTGGTTGGCCTGTTATTCAGCCACAGGGCCACTACGTCCTCGATCAGGTTCTCAATGGTGTCTTTCTTGAAGGGCACGTTATAGACCACAAAATTCTCAGTGGCCTCAGCCCTGGGTTTAATGAAGAGGGAAGCGTTGGATACCAGGATGGTAATGCTGTGCCCACGGCGGATGAGCTCCTCTATAATTATCTTCACATTCAGCCAGTGGCTGCCTTCTGTTGGCCAGACCAACATGTTCCCACAGAAGACAGGCCCTAGAAGAGCAACCTGAaaaaggagcagctggaggtATTTCTTAGACCCCATAGTTTTTGTGGCCATGGCAGGATTAAGGGCTAGATAGCCTGGGAGTTTTCCCTTCCAGTTAGGAGTGCTGCACCTGTGTGTTCTGCTTGATGGCTTTTCACTAGCACTTTTAGCAAAAGGAAGAGTTTGCTGTTGCACAGGTGGGGCCTTTAAAACCCACGTTTGGTCTCAGGTCTGAAAAGATAGAACAGAATGTTTGATGATTTACTCTacccttccctgcccccacccaAGGGAGCTCCTTTCCCTGGTTTAGCAGGGTGAAAACAATCTTCACTGCTGTCAAAGATCTGCCTTCAAACTACTCCCTTTGCACAAGAAGGAtttattcctttaatttttatatttttttgtagttttcctGAGGAATCTTTaccaggaaataaaagcaaataacagGGGGTGTCTTCTAGCTGTGTAATCACTGTATCAGGAAATGCTGGCAGATTTACTGT comes from Falco naumanni isolate bFalNau1 chromosome 1, bFalNau1.pat, whole genome shotgun sequence and encodes:
- the LOC121089770 gene encoding UDP-glucuronosyltransferase 2A1-like isoform X2 codes for the protein MATKTMGSKKYLQLLLFQVALLGPVFCGNMLVWPTEGSHWLNVKIIIEELIRRGHSITILVSNASLFIKPRAEATENFVVYNVPFKKDTIENLIEDVVALWLNNRPTTLTFWQFYKELGKLSKNWHQMNRLMCDAVLTNRELMAHLQGSGYDLLLSDPVTLCGDLLALKLAIPFVYSLRFSPASTVERHCGKIPAPPSYTPAALSELTDCMSFGERIKNIVSYHLQDYVFQSYWGEWDIYYSKVVVWPTDASHWINVKVLLEELVLRGHEVTVLVPSSNLLIDYRDTSSPFTFEVLQVPFTQESLDAIMEDFLNFWINEISNLTPWEMMWRMKKDLEVFTNMSKQTCDTLVTKPQLIAKLRQAKFDILIADPLCVGGELIAEILAIPFVYSFRFSAGNVVERLCGGLLSPPSYVPASTMRLTDQMSFMERLKNFLFYFYMDLFFLKFWQNEWDGYYSNVLGRPTTLCETMGKAEIWLIRTYWDFEFPRPFLPNFEFVGGLHCQPAKPLPKVLWRYKGKKPETLGSNTRIYDWIPQNDLLGHPLTKAFITHGGTNGIYEAIYHGIPMIGIPMFADQHDNIAHMRAKGAATELDFSTLETQDLVDALNTVINNSTYKENALRLSKIHHDQPVKPLDRAVFWIEFVMRHKGAKHLRPAAHHLTWYQYHCLDVLAFLFTCTAIAVFILVKCCLFCCRRCGRIAKRKKE